A genome region from Nocardia sp. NBC_01730 includes the following:
- the hisC gene encoding histidinol-phosphate transaminase — protein sequence MTPQIRPDLDSIPAYIPGRSRPGAVKLASNETTFGPLPAAAKAIAEAAELANRYPDNQVTELRTALADFLGVGFTNVAVGCGSVALCQELVQITCAAPTDEVLFAWRSFEAYPIVTKVGNATAVQVPLTADLEHDLDALAAAVTERTKLIFVCNPNNPTGTAVGKAELIRFLGAVPPHVLVVLDEAYYEYVRLAPEDRPDGVELGRTRPNVVVLRTFSKAYGLAGLRVGYAVGDPAVITALLKVHIPFSVNQVAQAAAIASLEARHELLDRTNLLVTERERVRDVLVTAGYQVPPSEANFVWLPLGERSAEYGEAGAEAGVLVRPYGTDGVRVTIGDPHENELFLGFATDPEVLTRFLG from the coding sequence GTGACACCGCAGATCCGGCCGGACCTCGATTCGATCCCGGCGTACATCCCCGGCCGCAGCCGTCCTGGCGCGGTCAAACTGGCCAGCAACGAGACCACCTTCGGTCCGCTGCCTGCCGCCGCCAAGGCCATCGCCGAGGCGGCCGAGCTGGCCAACCGGTATCCGGACAATCAGGTCACCGAGCTGCGCACGGCGTTGGCAGACTTCCTAGGTGTGGGATTCACCAATGTCGCGGTCGGCTGCGGCAGCGTTGCGCTGTGCCAAGAGCTGGTGCAGATCACCTGCGCCGCACCCACCGACGAAGTGCTGTTCGCTTGGCGCTCGTTCGAGGCGTACCCGATCGTGACCAAGGTAGGCAACGCCACCGCCGTGCAGGTCCCGCTCACCGCGGACCTGGAGCACGATCTGGACGCACTGGCCGCGGCGGTGACCGAGCGGACCAAGCTGATCTTCGTCTGCAACCCGAACAACCCGACCGGCACCGCCGTCGGGAAGGCTGAGCTGATCCGGTTCCTGGGCGCGGTGCCGCCGCACGTGCTCGTCGTGCTGGACGAGGCCTACTACGAGTACGTGCGGCTGGCCCCCGAGGACCGGCCGGACGGCGTCGAGCTCGGCAGGACCCGGCCCAATGTGGTTGTGCTGCGCACCTTCTCCAAGGCGTACGGGCTGGCAGGGCTGCGGGTCGGCTACGCGGTAGGCGATCCCGCGGTGATCACGGCGCTGCTGAAGGTGCATATCCCGTTCAGCGTGAACCAGGTGGCGCAGGCAGCGGCGATCGCGTCGCTGGAGGCACGGCACGAATTGCTGGACCGCACCAATCTTCTCGTCACCGAGCGCGAGCGGGTACGCGACGTGCTGGTGACCGCCGGCTACCAGGTGCCGCCGAGCGAGGCGAACTTCGTCTGGCTGCCGCTCGGCGAGCGCAGCGCGGAGTACGGCGAAGCAGGCGCGGAGGCGGGAGTGCTGGTGCGGCCGTACGGCACCGACGGCGTGCGGGTCACCATCGGCGACCCGCACGAGAACGAGCTGTTCCTCGGCTTCGCCACCGATCCCGAGGTGCTCACGCGGTTCCTGGGTTAG
- a CDS encoding RidA family protein, translating to MSDRVNISSGSEFEDIVGYSRAVRLGNVIAVSGTTASEPGGTAVGGDDIGEQTREVLRRIGSALNEAGASLADVVRTRIFVTDIARWPQVAEAHAEVFDKIRPAASMYEIKALITPALLVEIEADAIVPD from the coding sequence ATGAGCGATCGCGTGAACATCTCCTCGGGTTCGGAGTTCGAAGATATCGTCGGCTACTCGCGGGCGGTGCGGCTCGGTAACGTCATCGCGGTCAGCGGGACCACGGCCTCGGAGCCCGGCGGCACCGCCGTCGGGGGCGACGATATCGGCGAGCAGACCAGGGAAGTCCTGCGCCGCATCGGCTCCGCGCTGAACGAAGCAGGTGCGAGCCTGGCCGACGTGGTGCGCACCCGCATCTTCGTCACCGACATCGCGCGCTGGCCGCAGGTCGCCGAGGCACACGCCGAGGTATTCGACAAGATCCGCCCCGCGGCCTCGATGTACGAGATCAAAGCCCTGATCACCCCGGCTCTGCTGGTGGAGATCGAAGCCGACGCGATAGTCCCCGACTGA
- a CDS encoding alpha/beta hydrolase, with translation MLARRGVRRWVSSALTSAALVSGAAVFGAPLVAAAPPAPPPVSTGSSDGPGPAEPTTKQPSTPTIKRIEPINDRWLRVFVASPAMSREVEVQVLLPRDQSHPRPTVYMLDGRSADGDSNNWTRLGHADRFYADKDVNVVLTVGGPASFYADWQRPDPVLGTNMWETFLTKELPPLIDAKFKGNGRNAVMGVSMGAEAAMMLSFRHPTLYTAIGAHSGCFSTGTDIGQAQARAVVATYQGEPDNMFGKQDDPDWLAHDVTLHADALRGKTIYLSVGSGVPGVHDVPGTPDLDVVSAIGFGGPLEAATNACTRRLADRLRSLGIPVTAHFRATGTHSWPYWEDELALSWPTIAGAIGVR, from the coding sequence ATGCTGGCTCGGCGCGGGGTGCGGCGTTGGGTTTCCAGCGCCCTGACAAGCGCCGCACTCGTTTCCGGTGCGGCGGTGTTCGGTGCTCCCCTGGTGGCGGCGGCCCCCCCGGCCCCTCCGCCGGTGAGCACCGGGTCCTCGGACGGCCCCGGTCCGGCCGAGCCGACCACCAAACAACCCTCGACGCCGACGATCAAGCGGATCGAGCCGATCAACGATCGGTGGCTGCGGGTCTTCGTCGCCTCGCCCGCGATGAGCCGTGAGGTCGAGGTGCAGGTGCTGCTGCCGCGCGATCAGTCCCACCCCCGTCCGACGGTGTACATGCTCGACGGTCGCAGTGCGGACGGCGACAGTAACAACTGGACCCGGCTCGGGCACGCGGACCGGTTCTACGCGGACAAAGACGTCAACGTCGTGCTCACCGTCGGCGGTCCGGCCAGCTTCTACGCCGACTGGCAGCGGCCCGACCCGGTGCTCGGCACAAACATGTGGGAGACGTTCCTGACCAAGGAGCTGCCCCCGCTCATCGACGCGAAGTTCAAAGGTAACGGGCGCAACGCGGTCATGGGCGTCTCGATGGGCGCCGAGGCCGCGATGATGCTCTCGTTCCGGCATCCCACGCTCTACACCGCCATCGGGGCGCACAGCGGGTGCTTCTCCACGGGCACCGACATCGGCCAGGCGCAGGCGCGCGCCGTGGTGGCCACCTACCAGGGTGAGCCGGACAACATGTTCGGCAAGCAGGACGACCCGGACTGGTTGGCCCACGATGTCACGCTGCACGCGGACGCGTTGCGTGGCAAGACGATCTACCTGTCGGTCGGCAGCGGCGTGCCCGGCGTGCACGACGTGCCCGGCACCCCCGACCTGGACGTGGTCAGTGCCATCGGCTTCGGCGGGCCGCTCGAGGCCGCGACCAACGCCTGCACCCGCAGGCTCGCCGACCGGCTTCGCAGTCTCGGTATTCCGGTGACCGCGCACTTCAGGGCGACCGGAACGCACTCATGGCCGTACTGGGAAGACGAGCTCGCCCTGTCCTGGCCGACGATCGCCGGCGCCATCGGCGTCCGCTAA
- a CDS encoding alpha-hydroxy-acid oxidizing protein: protein MKHNLASRLRLPQPGTTVRLVSGGFIEFQNEIYLGGLGGAVPELPMTAAGLEQHAREQLAPAAFAYVAGSASAERTAAANRSAFDRYRILPRMLRGTTGPGARDLSVEVLGTRLAAPVLTAPIGVLELLHEGGEVIAAEVTKELGIGTVLSTAASSTIEDVGAAAGAWWYQLYWPADDELARSFVRRAERAGAKAIVVTVDTPTLGWRPRDLELAHLPFLHGKGIANYLSDPVFRAKLPSPPEESEEAMRVAILTWVGLFGNHTLRHADLARLREWTDLPIAVKGILHPDDARQVVDAGVDAVVVSNHGGRQVDGSIAALDALPAVVATVGDRADVLFDSGVRTGSDVIVALALGAKAVLYGRPWAYGLGIAGAAGMRHALRSLLADFDSVLGLSGCADIAAVSRSLVSTVR from the coding sequence GTGAAACACAATCTGGCGAGCAGGCTGCGGCTACCGCAGCCAGGGACTACCGTTCGGTTGGTGAGCGGCGGTTTCATCGAATTTCAGAACGAGATCTACCTCGGCGGCCTCGGTGGCGCGGTGCCCGAATTGCCCATGACCGCTGCGGGTTTGGAGCAACACGCGCGGGAGCAGCTGGCCCCGGCGGCGTTCGCCTATGTGGCGGGCAGCGCGTCGGCCGAACGCACCGCAGCGGCCAACCGGTCCGCCTTCGACCGATACCGAATCCTGCCGCGGATGCTGCGCGGCACCACCGGGCCAGGCGCACGCGATCTGTCGGTGGAGGTGCTCGGGACGCGGCTGGCAGCTCCGGTGCTCACCGCGCCGATCGGTGTCCTCGAGCTGCTGCACGAGGGCGGCGAGGTGATCGCCGCGGAGGTGACCAAAGAACTCGGTATCGGCACGGTGCTGTCCACTGCGGCCTCATCGACTATCGAAGACGTCGGCGCGGCGGCCGGAGCGTGGTGGTATCAGCTGTACTGGCCCGCTGACGACGAATTGGCCCGTTCGTTCGTCCGGCGGGCCGAACGCGCGGGCGCGAAGGCGATCGTGGTCACCGTCGACACCCCGACCCTCGGCTGGCGTCCGCGCGATCTGGAGCTGGCGCACCTGCCGTTCCTGCACGGCAAAGGCATCGCCAACTACCTCTCCGATCCGGTGTTCCGGGCCAAGTTGCCTTCCCCGCCGGAGGAGAGCGAGGAGGCCATGCGGGTGGCGATCCTCACCTGGGTGGGACTGTTCGGTAACCACACGCTGCGGCATGCGGACCTCGCACGCTTGCGCGAGTGGACCGACCTGCCGATAGCGGTGAAGGGCATCTTGCACCCCGACGACGCGCGCCAAGTGGTCGACGCGGGCGTCGACGCGGTGGTGGTGAGCAACCACGGCGGCCGCCAGGTGGACGGGTCGATCGCTGCGCTGGACGCCTTGCCCGCGGTGGTCGCCACCGTCGGCGACCGCGCCGACGTGCTGTTCGACTCGGGCGTGCGCACCGGCTCCGACGTGATCGTCGCGCTGGCGCTGGGCGCCAAGGCGGTGCTGTACGGGCGGCCGTGGGCCTACGGGCTCGGTATCGCGGGCGCCGCGGGCATGCGACACGCGCTGCGTTCGCTGCTCGCCGATTTCGACTCGGTGCTCGGCCTCTCCGGGTGTGCCGATATTGCCGCGGTGAGCCGCTCGCTCGTCTCCACTGTGCGCTGA
- a CDS encoding maleylpyruvate isomerase family mycothiol-dependent enzyme yields the protein MNRAASQTPVPLDSVAEATARLLDTIRGLSDQAVGEPSLLPGWTRGHVLAHLARNADSLVNLLLWAHTGVEIPQYASTFLRDNDIEAGAPRPSAEQLADNEAAANRWLGLARSLTDDTWQAEVRTRQGRPIPATEVRWMRLQEVEIHHVDLKAGYQPSDWPDAFVARILPQAIADLNRLTAGTPLEPFAIHATDADFTAAIGTTHTTHTISGPAASLVAWLLGRSDGTDLTGTLPPLPAWK from the coding sequence GTGAACCGCGCCGCTTCGCAGACTCCCGTGCCGCTCGACAGCGTCGCCGAGGCGACCGCCCGGCTGCTCGACACTATCCGTGGCCTCAGCGATCAAGCCGTCGGGGAGCCCTCGCTGCTGCCCGGCTGGACTCGGGGCCATGTGCTCGCCCACCTGGCTCGCAACGCCGACAGCCTGGTGAACCTGCTGCTGTGGGCGCACACCGGCGTCGAAATCCCGCAGTACGCCAGCACTTTCCTCCGCGACAACGACATCGAGGCAGGCGCACCGCGTCCGTCGGCAGAGCAGCTCGCCGACAACGAGGCCGCCGCGAACCGCTGGCTCGGCCTGGCCCGCTCCCTCACCGACGACACCTGGCAGGCGGAGGTCCGTACTCGCCAGGGCCGCCCGATTCCGGCGACCGAGGTGCGCTGGATGCGCCTGCAGGAGGTAGAGATCCACCACGTCGACCTGAAAGCGGGCTACCAGCCATCCGACTGGCCCGACGCCTTCGTCGCCCGCATCCTCCCCCAGGCAATCGCCGACCTGAACCGCCTCACCGCCGGCACCCCGCTCGAGCCGTTCGCCATCCACGCCACCGACGCCGACTTCACTGCCGCTATCGGCACCACCCACACCACCCACACCATCTCCGGCCCCGCCGCCTCCCTGGTCGCCTGGCTACTCGGTCGCAGTGACGGCACCGACCTGACCGGAACCCTGCCGCCCCTCCCTGCCTGGAAGTGA
- a CDS encoding HoxN/HupN/NixA family nickel/cobalt transporter, producing the protein MAITVVALHIVGWGTLLLFVAPGHYHVQGAVFGVGLGVTAYTLGMRHAFDADHIAAIDNTTRKLVAENGRQRVQTVGFWFALGHSSVVFVLVALLAFGVRALAADLGDEDSALQQWTGLWGTSVSGTFLILIGLLNLASLVGIWRVFRQMRRGEFDEAQLERQLNSRGLLNRVLRPVVGLVREPRHMFPVGLLFGLGFDTVTEVGLLVIAGGAAATGLPWYSILILPVLFSAGMALFDSLDGSFMSYAYDWAFARPVRKIYYNLVITGLSVAVALLIGGQEIVSIFAEKLEVESGVIGWVGNLDLGDLGYIIVGLFVLTWAVAIVVWRLAGVERRWQDGLAAS; encoded by the coding sequence ATGGCGATTACCGTTGTCGCCCTTCATATCGTCGGTTGGGGGACGTTGCTGCTGTTCGTGGCGCCCGGTCATTACCACGTTCAGGGGGCGGTGTTCGGTGTCGGGCTCGGCGTGACGGCGTACACGTTGGGCATGCGGCACGCGTTCGACGCCGACCACATCGCCGCGATCGACAACACCACGCGGAAACTGGTGGCGGAGAACGGGAGACAAAGGGTTCAGACCGTAGGCTTCTGGTTCGCGCTCGGCCATTCCAGCGTGGTGTTCGTGCTCGTCGCGTTGCTCGCTTTCGGTGTCCGTGCGCTTGCGGCCGACCTGGGGGACGAGGACTCGGCGCTGCAACAGTGGACCGGGCTGTGGGGCACCAGCGTGTCCGGCACCTTCCTGATCCTGATCGGCCTGCTGAATCTGGCCTCGCTGGTGGGAATCTGGCGGGTGTTCCGGCAGATGCGTCGCGGCGAGTTCGACGAGGCGCAATTGGAGCGTCAGCTGAATAGTCGGGGGCTGCTGAACCGGGTGCTGCGGCCGGTGGTCGGCCTGGTCCGCGAGCCGAGGCACATGTTCCCGGTCGGGCTGCTGTTCGGTCTGGGTTTCGACACCGTCACCGAGGTCGGCCTGCTGGTGATCGCGGGCGGCGCCGCGGCGACCGGGCTGCCCTGGTATTCGATTCTCATACTGCCCGTGCTGTTTTCGGCGGGCATGGCGCTGTTCGACTCGCTGGACGGTTCGTTCATGAGCTACGCCTACGACTGGGCCTTCGCAAGGCCGGTGCGCAAGATCTACTACAACCTGGTGATCACCGGGCTGTCGGTGGCGGTCGCGCTGCTGATCGGAGGACAGGAGATCGTGTCGATCTTCGCCGAGAAGCTGGAGGTCGAATCGGGTGTCATCGGCTGGGTCGGGAACCTCGACCTGGGTGATCTCGGTTACATCATCGTGGGTCTCTTCGTGCTCACCTGGGCGGTCGCGATTGTCGTGTGGCGCTTGGCCGGAGTGGAACGACGCTGGCAAGACGGCCTCGCCGCGTCGTGA
- a CDS encoding cysteine desulfurase-like protein, producing the protein MTYDVARVRGLIPSLGDGWIHLDPQAGMLVPDAVSRAVSTGFRTSSFSHIGRHGAAVRSAAILDAAREAVADLVGGDPAGVVLGPDRAVLLAWLAESLSSRLGLGTGIVLSRLDDEANVAPWLRIANRYGAHVRWAEVEIETCEMPSWQFEELIGPTARLVALTAASPIVGSAPAVRVAADRVHEVGGLLVADAFGAAPYALIDIEELNADVVALSAPAWGGPQIGALVFRDPAFLDRIPSMSLNPYAKGAERLEVGGHQYALLAGLTTSIDFLAGLDDRTHGTRRERLEMSITSLQDYHDQLFEHLMDVLDRIPNLTVIGRASTRIPTVSFTLAGMQAEKVAAKLADNRIGTLSGVHGGSRLLDALGVNDEGGAVTIGLAPYTTRFEIDQLGRALVTLE; encoded by the coding sequence ATGACATACGACGTCGCGAGGGTTCGGGGCCTGATACCGTCCCTGGGCGACGGTTGGATCCATCTCGACCCGCAAGCGGGCATGCTGGTTCCGGATGCGGTATCTCGTGCTGTCTCAACAGGTTTCCGAACTTCGTCATTCTCGCATATCGGGCGCCACGGCGCCGCCGTGCGTAGCGCCGCGATTCTGGACGCGGCCCGTGAGGCGGTGGCGGACCTGGTCGGCGGTGATCCGGCGGGCGTCGTGCTCGGCCCCGACCGGGCGGTCTTGTTGGCCTGGCTCGCCGAATCGCTCAGCTCGCGGCTCGGGCTCGGCACCGGCATCGTGCTGTCCCGGTTGGACGACGAGGCCAACGTCGCGCCGTGGCTGCGCATCGCCAACCGCTACGGCGCGCACGTGCGCTGGGCCGAGGTCGAGATCGAGACCTGCGAGATGCCGTCCTGGCAGTTCGAGGAGCTCATCGGGCCCACCGCGCGATTGGTGGCGCTTACCGCCGCCTCGCCGATCGTCGGCTCCGCACCCGCCGTCCGGGTGGCCGCGGACCGGGTGCACGAGGTGGGCGGCCTGCTGGTGGCCGACGCGTTCGGCGCGGCGCCCTACGCGCTGATCGACATCGAAGAACTGAACGCCGACGTGGTCGCGCTGAGCGCACCGGCATGGGGCGGCCCGCAGATCGGCGCGCTGGTATTTCGTGACCCGGCGTTTCTGGACCGGATTCCCTCGATGTCGTTGAACCCCTATGCCAAGGGTGCTGAGCGACTCGAGGTGGGCGGGCACCAGTACGCGCTGCTCGCCGGGCTGACCACCTCGATCGACTTTCTCGCCGGGCTCGACGACCGCACACACGGCACCAGGCGCGAGCGCCTGGAAATGTCGATCACCTCGCTGCAGGACTACCACGACCAGCTGTTCGAGCACCTGATGGACGTGCTGGACAGGATCCCGAACCTCACCGTGATCGGGCGCGCTTCCACCCGAATTCCCACCGTCAGTTTCACTCTCGCGGGCATGCAGGCCGAGAAAGTCGCGGCCAAACTGGCCGACAACCGGATCGGCACGCTGAGCGGGGTGCACGGCGGCAGCAGGCTGCTCGACGCGCTGGGTGTCAACGACGAGGGCGGCGCGGTGACCATCGGCCTCGCGCCCTACACCACCAGGTTCGAGATCGATCAGCTCGGCAGGGCGCTCGTGACGCTGGAGTGA
- a CDS encoding dienelactone hydrolase family protein: MSGTYDDMAPLRGGDVEEERSTAHAQVPITVVEPEGNARGGIVLLHECCEITGAVRDLMSALASEGWTVVAPNLLHRVDGEPGGAVFGDQLFDDFDACFDWLTRRGVFPDTVGVLGFDSAGTAAFLVATNRPIGAAVSVAAPGIVEPLTDQADALVRAAPNLQAPWLGLFGADDPATPPAQVDQLRDATARAAVASLVVSYPGLHHRADSPEVDDDTDAVASQTRIFDWFDSNLR; the protein is encoded by the coding sequence ATGTCGGGCACCTACGACGATATGGCCCCGTTGCGGGGCGGCGATGTAGAAGAAGAGCGGTCAACTGCCCATGCGCAGGTGCCCATCACCGTAGTGGAGCCAGAGGGCAACGCCCGCGGCGGGATCGTGCTGCTGCACGAGTGCTGTGAGATCACCGGCGCCGTGCGTGACCTGATGAGCGCGCTGGCCAGTGAGGGTTGGACGGTCGTTGCACCCAACCTCTTACACCGGGTGGACGGTGAACCGGGGGGCGCGGTTTTCGGCGACCAGCTGTTCGACGACTTCGACGCCTGTTTCGACTGGCTCACCCGGCGCGGGGTATTTCCCGACACCGTCGGCGTGCTCGGCTTCGACTCCGCGGGAACCGCCGCTTTCCTGGTCGCCACCAACCGTCCAATCGGGGCCGCGGTGAGCGTCGCGGCGCCCGGCATTGTCGAGCCGCTCACCGACCAGGCCGACGCCTTGGTTCGCGCGGCCCCCAACCTGCAGGCGCCATGGCTCGGCCTGTTCGGCGCCGACGACCCGGCCACCCCGCCCGCCCAGGTCGACCAGCTGCGCGACGCGACCGCCCGCGCTGCGGTCGCGAGTCTGGTCGTCAGCTACCCGGGTCTGCATCACCGCGCCGACAGCCCGGAGGTCGACGACGACACCGATGCCGTCGCTTCGCAGACCAGGATCTTCGACTGGTTCGACAGTAACCTACGCTGA
- a CDS encoding MarR family winged helix-turn-helix transcriptional regulator translates to MDGHMRLMTALNRQLQRDSDLSVAEYRILVLLSEAPGHSLRMSELADGVLSSRSRLTHQIRRLEDQRMVRRSTCIEDGRGVLAELTDEGLRRLEAAAPGHVDAVRRDFIDLLSPAQLEVIADVFGRVDEEIGTRPG, encoded by the coding sequence ATGGACGGCCACATGCGACTGATGACGGCATTGAACCGGCAGCTGCAGCGTGACAGCGACCTGAGCGTCGCCGAGTACCGGATCCTGGTCCTGCTCTCTGAGGCCCCAGGCCACTCGCTCCGGATGAGCGAGCTGGCCGACGGCGTGTTGTCTTCGCGCAGCAGGCTGACCCATCAGATCCGGCGGCTCGAGGACCAGCGCATGGTGCGCCGCAGCACCTGCATCGAGGACGGCCGCGGCGTACTCGCCGAACTCACCGACGAGGGCCTGCGCCGCCTGGAAGCCGCCGCCCCCGGCCATGTCGATGCCGTCCGCCGCGATTTCATCGATTTGCTCAGTCCGGCCCAGCTCGAGGTGATAGCCGACGTCTTCGGACGCGTCGATGAGGAAATCGGAACGCGGCCCGGCTGA
- a CDS encoding NAD(P)H-quinone oxidoreductase: MRAINLTGFGGPEVMQWAEAAGPTPGHGEMLIEVAAAGVNRADLLQRQGHYPPPPGASEIIGLECSGVVAELGDGVRDWQVGDRVCALLSGGGYAERVVVPVTQVLPVPDSLDLGAAAGLPEVAATVWSNLVMTAGLHANQLVLIHGGGGGVGTHAIQVARALGARVAVTAGSAEKLARCAELGASVLINYREDDFVAAVRAAASGAGGTGADIILDNMGAAYLARNADALAEHGQLIVIGMQGGVSAELNLAALLRKWGTVHATNVRARPATGIGGKAAIVAELHRHLWPLIADGTVVPVIGAELPIDEAAEAHRQLDSGAVFGKVVLRVKEL, encoded by the coding sequence GTGCGTGCTATCAACCTGACCGGTTTCGGCGGACCAGAGGTGATGCAGTGGGCCGAGGCCGCCGGTCCGACGCCCGGGCACGGTGAGATGCTGATCGAGGTGGCCGCGGCCGGCGTCAACCGCGCCGACCTGTTGCAGCGCCAAGGCCACTACCCACCCCCTCCGGGCGCCAGCGAGATCATCGGCCTCGAATGTTCCGGCGTCGTCGCCGAGCTCGGCGACGGAGTGCGCGATTGGCAGGTCGGCGACCGGGTGTGCGCGCTGTTGTCCGGCGGCGGTTACGCCGAACGGGTCGTGGTCCCCGTGACGCAGGTGCTTCCGGTTCCGGACAGCCTCGACCTGGGCGCGGCGGCCGGACTGCCCGAAGTCGCGGCCACTGTGTGGTCGAACCTGGTGATGACCGCGGGGCTGCACGCGAACCAGCTGGTGTTGATCCACGGTGGCGGCGGCGGGGTGGGCACGCACGCCATCCAGGTGGCCAGGGCGCTGGGTGCACGCGTCGCGGTGACCGCAGGTTCGGCCGAGAAGCTGGCGCGCTGCGCGGAACTCGGGGCGAGCGTGCTGATCAACTACCGGGAGGACGATTTCGTCGCGGCGGTGCGCGCGGCGGCGTCGGGCGCGGGCGGCACTGGCGCCGACATCATCCTCGACAACATGGGCGCGGCCTACCTGGCGCGCAATGCCGACGCGCTGGCCGAACACGGACAGCTGATCGTGATCGGCATGCAGGGCGGGGTCAGCGCCGAACTGAATCTCGCTGCGCTGCTGCGGAAGTGGGGCACCGTCCACGCAACGAACGTGCGCGCGAGACCCGCGACCGGCATAGGCGGTAAGGCGGCGATCGTCGCGGAACTGCACCGGCACCTGTGGCCGTTGATCGCCGACGGCACCGTCGTGCCGGTCATCGGCGCCGAGCTGCCGATCGACGAAGCTGCCGAGGCGCATCGGCAGCTGGACTCCGGTGCGGTGTTCGGCAAAGTGGTGCTACGGGTGAAAGAACTCTGA
- a CDS encoding nitric oxide synthase oxygenase, translated as MDLKRRMQECDEFFRLPELAHLVPQRRRAALEQLEQTGGYLQTAEEILIGAKLAWRNHARCVGRKHWRSLKLLDARRVRSARDLAEVCWQHLQMATNGGAIQSMITVGPPRQPDGREFHIINSQLIRYAGYRNGDGTVIGDAANIRLTEFATELGWRGAGTPFDILPLLISTPDEPIQWFDIPPELAREVELEHPEFDWFAELGLRWHALPAVSNMNLEVGGMTYPLAPFNGWYLGAEIGARNLSDTNRYNMLPLIAEMMCLDTGSERNLWRDQALVELNRAVLYSFRRAGVYIVDHHTVAKQFCDHVKREEAEGRACPTDWTWINPPISSGLTPTFHRYYDPPDLDIRPNFVRRDFSGDGGI; from the coding sequence ATGGATCTGAAGCGCCGGATGCAGGAATGCGACGAATTCTTCCGGCTGCCCGAGCTGGCACACCTGGTTCCCCAGCGTCGCCGCGCCGCGCTGGAGCAGCTCGAACAGACCGGCGGCTATCTACAGACCGCCGAGGAGATCCTCATCGGAGCCAAGCTCGCCTGGCGTAATCACGCCCGCTGCGTCGGCCGAAAGCATTGGCGCTCCTTGAAATTGCTGGATGCCCGACGCGTACGGTCCGCGCGCGACCTGGCCGAGGTCTGCTGGCAGCACCTGCAGATGGCCACCAACGGCGGCGCCATCCAGTCGATGATCACCGTCGGCCCGCCGCGCCAGCCGGACGGACGCGAGTTCCACATCATCAATTCCCAGCTCATCCGCTACGCGGGTTACCGCAACGGAGACGGAACGGTCATCGGTGACGCCGCCAATATCAGGCTCACCGAGTTCGCCACCGAACTCGGATGGCGCGGTGCCGGAACACCCTTCGACATCCTTCCGCTGCTGATCAGCACCCCCGACGAGCCGATACAGTGGTTCGACATCCCGCCGGAGCTCGCGCGCGAGGTGGAATTGGAGCATCCGGAGTTCGACTGGTTCGCCGAGCTCGGCCTGCGCTGGCACGCACTGCCCGCGGTGTCGAATATGAATCTCGAGGTCGGCGGGATGACCTATCCGCTCGCGCCGTTCAACGGCTGGTACCTGGGCGCGGAGATCGGTGCGCGCAACCTCAGCGACACCAACCGCTACAACATGCTCCCGCTGATCGCCGAAATGATGTGCCTGGACACCGGATCCGAGCGAAACCTGTGGCGCGATCAGGCACTGGTCGAACTCAATCGCGCGGTGCTCTACAGCTTCCGCAGGGCGGGCGTCTACATCGTCGACCACCACACCGTGGCCAAACAGTTCTGCGACCACGTCAAGCGCGAGGAGGCGGAGGGCCGCGCCTGCCCGACCGACTGGACCTGGATCAACCCACCCATCTCCTCCGGGCTGACCCCGACCTTCCACCGCTACTACGACCCGCCCGATTTGGACATCCGTCCCAACTTCGTCCGACGGGACTTCAGCGGAGACGGAGGGATTTGA